One segment of Fuscovulum ytuae DNA contains the following:
- a CDS encoding acetyl-CoA carboxylase, with translation MAQLLSPLPGTFYRASAPDKPPFKADGDAVEVGDVIGLIEVMKSFHEVKAEVAGRNIRFVTDNEEPVMAGAVLAEVD, from the coding sequence ATGGCCCAGCTTCTTTCCCCCCTGCCCGGCACGTTCTACCGCGCCTCTGCCCCCGACAAACCGCCGTTCAAGGCGGATGGCGATGCGGTTGAGGTGGGCGATGTGATCGGCCTGATTGAGGTGATGAAATCCTTCCACGAGGTGAAGGCCGAGGTGGCAGGGCGCAATATCCGCTTTGTCACCGACAATGAAGAACCGGTGATGGCCGGTGCCGTTCTGGCCGAGGTCGACTGA
- a CDS encoding LysR family transcriptional regulator: MPLTLKQLRYFIAAAETGQISHAAVEMNVSQSAVTAGIQGLEADLGVKLLSRGAQGVALTPEGARFLARARGIMAAVEDAVRSPLGEETRLTGRLRLGVTYTVAGYFMARHYAAFRRSYPGITLELTEQPRAAIENALVTGGLDLAVLLTSNLANHDDLDAETLFRSRRRLWLPSDHPLLTQPQVSLQDVVRQPYIMLTVDEANRTAGRYWDHYGLTPEVAFSTSSVEAVRSMVAAGMGVTILSDMVYRPWSLDGQRIEQRVTVEPVPSMDVGLTWARMRPLSAPAQVFRAFLSLTLGSGG, encoded by the coding sequence ATGCCTCTTACGCTCAAACAGCTTCGATATTTCATCGCCGCGGCCGAGACGGGGCAGATCAGCCATGCGGCGGTCGAGATGAACGTGTCGCAGTCCGCCGTTACGGCGGGCATTCAGGGCCTAGAGGCGGATTTGGGCGTGAAACTTTTGTCGCGCGGCGCGCAAGGCGTGGCGCTGACGCCAGAAGGCGCGCGGTTTCTGGCGCGGGCGCGCGGCATCATGGCGGCAGTAGAGGATGCGGTGCGCAGCCCTTTGGGTGAGGAAACCCGCCTTACGGGCCGCTTGCGCCTTGGGGTGACCTATACGGTCGCGGGCTATTTCATGGCCCGTCACTACGCCGCCTTTCGCCGCAGTTATCCGGGCATCACGCTGGAACTGACCGAGCAGCCCCGCGCTGCGATCGAGAATGCGCTGGTGACCGGGGGATTGGACCTTGCGGTTCTGCTGACCTCGAACCTTGCCAATCACGACGATCTTGATGCCGAAACCCTGTTCCGGTCGCGCCGCAGGTTGTGGCTGCCTTCGGACCACCCGCTTTTGACGCAGCCTCAGGTCAGTTTGCAGGACGTGGTCCGCCAACCTTATATCATGCTGACCGTGGATGAGGCGAACCGCACCGCAGGCCGCTATTGGGATCACTACGGACTGACGCCTGAAGTTGCCTTTTCCACCTCATCGGTTGAGGCGGTTCGGTCCATGGTCGCGGCGGGCATGGGAGTGACCATCCTGTCCGATATGGTCTATCGGCCATGGTCGCTGGATGGCCAGCGGATCGAACAGCGCGTGACGGTAGAACCTGTGCCATCAATGGATGTGGGCCTGACTTGGGCGCGGATGCGCCCGCTCTCTGCACCGGCGCAGGTGTTTCGGGCCTTCCTGTCGCTTACCCTCGGATCGGGTGGTTAA
- a CDS encoding acetyl-CoA carboxylase biotin carboxylase subunit produces the protein MMLKKVLVANRGEIAVRIIRAAKDLGIATVAVYSDADHDSLHVQLADEVVAIGPPAAKKSYLNIAAILQAAADTGADAIHPGYGFLAENAGFAEACEAAGIVFVGPSAEAIRTMGDKVAARSAAHAAGVPVVPGSMGRVADIDEARHILIDTGFPVMIKAAAGGGGRGIRIATSLAEFEAAFPQAAAEALAAFGDGGLYMERVVAKARHIEVQVLGDGTDAVHLWERECSLQRRRQKVWEEAPSQALTDRARDELCQSAVRLARAVGYSGAGTVEYLYDDASGQFYFIEMNTRIQVEHPVTEMITGIDIVAEGLRIAGGAPLRLHQRDIMAKGHAIEVRLNAEDPSRDFAPFPGTVSDLRVPGGPGVRFESMLYAGYTVPPFYDSLLAKLVVHGATREAAIRRLVRALGETRIEGLRTTKPLFLALAADPAVQANDVHTRWLEGWLDIHAARLVPELEP, from the coding sequence CTGATGCTGAAGAAGGTTCTGGTCGCCAACCGGGGTGAGATTGCCGTTCGGATCATCCGCGCGGCCAAAGACCTTGGGATTGCGACTGTGGCCGTTTATTCTGACGCCGACCACGACAGCCTGCATGTGCAGCTGGCCGATGAGGTAGTGGCGATCGGCCCCCCGGCGGCGAAGAAAAGCTATCTGAACATCGCGGCGATTTTGCAGGCGGCGGCGGATACAGGGGCGGATGCTATCCATCCCGGCTATGGTTTTCTGGCCGAAAATGCGGGCTTTGCCGAAGCCTGCGAAGCGGCGGGCATTGTCTTTGTCGGCCCTTCGGCCGAGGCAATCCGCACCATGGGTGACAAGGTCGCGGCACGATCTGCCGCCCATGCGGCGGGTGTGCCAGTGGTGCCTGGATCGATGGGCCGCGTCGCCGATATAGACGAAGCGCGGCATATCCTGATCGACACGGGCTTTCCCGTGATGATCAAGGCGGCAGCAGGCGGAGGCGGCCGTGGCATCCGCATCGCCACTTCGCTGGCCGAGTTTGAGGCGGCCTTCCCGCAGGCCGCAGCCGAGGCGCTGGCCGCCTTTGGCGATGGCGGGCTTTACATGGAACGCGTGGTTGCCAAGGCCCGCCATATAGAGGTGCAGGTTCTGGGCGATGGCACCGATGCCGTGCATCTGTGGGAGCGTGAATGTTCGCTGCAACGCCGCCGCCAGAAGGTCTGGGAAGAGGCGCCGTCACAGGCTCTTACCGACCGCGCGCGGGACGAGCTGTGCCAAAGCGCTGTGCGCCTTGCCCGCGCGGTGGGCTATTCCGGCGCGGGAACGGTAGAGTACCTTTACGATGATGCCAGCGGGCAGTTTTACTTCATCGAGATGAACACCCGCATTCAGGTCGAACATCCGGTGACCGAAATGATCACCGGGATCGACATTGTGGCCGAGGGTCTGCGCATTGCAGGCGGCGCGCCCTTACGTCTGCATCAGCGCGATATCATGGCCAAGGGGCATGCGATTGAGGTGCGTCTGAACGCCGAAGACCCGTCGCGCGATTTTGCCCCCTTCCCCGGCACGGTCAGCGATCTGCGGGTGCCCGGGGGCCCGGGCGTGCGCTTCGAGTCGATGCTTTACGCAGGTTACACCGTGCCACCCTTCTACGATTCCCTTCTGGCAAAGCTCGTCGTGCATGGCGCAACACGCGAAGCCGCGATCAGGCGCCTTGTGCGTGCCTTGGGGGAAACCCGTATCGAGGGGCTGCGTACGACCAAGCCGCTATTCCTTGCCTTGGCCGCCGACCCTGCGGTGCAGGCCAATGACGTTCACACCCGCTGGCTGGAAGGCTGGCTTGACATCCACGCGGCCCGGCTTGTGCCGGAGCTGGAGCCTTGA
- a CDS encoding FAD-dependent oxidoreductase, giving the protein MKQDMPDRYALAFQLYPYAKSPDQTAADPVRHRVIVVGGGPIGLATALDLGRRGVPVLLLDDHEGAGLGSRALCFAKRTLEICDRLGAAPHMLEKGVQWNLGKVFHDDRLLYEFNLLPEGGHAMPAFINLQQPWFEKFLHDAILAARAAGAPIEIRGKNRVEAVTQAADHVTLEVMTPDGPYSLQADWLIACDGARSPVRGILGLGFEGRVFEDNFLIADVKMKADFPTERWFWFEPHFKSGDSALLHKQPDDIWRIDFQLGWNIDRAKELEPERIRARVDAMLGPGVEYELDWCSIYTFQCRRMERFRHGRVLFAGDSAHQVSPFGARGANSGIQDVDNLAWKLALVVQGVAPDTLLDSYDAERVHGAEENILNSTRATDFITPKTPVSKMFRNAVLELAETVPFARTVVNSGRLSLPCTYDGSALNGPDQAEMPARTRPGSPCPDAPLGDGWLLARLGHGFTLMGIGTEVPASIAAHGVAVAGLTLPPTSELRARYLGGAAAAVYLIRPDQHVAARWDHLDEAAVAAAVARAIGKE; this is encoded by the coding sequence ATGAAGCAGGACATGCCCGATCGCTATGCGCTTGCCTTCCAGCTTTACCCTTACGCGAAGTCGCCGGATCAGACAGCAGCCGACCCTGTGCGCCACAGGGTGATTGTTGTGGGCGGCGGTCCAATTGGCCTTGCCACCGCGCTTGACCTTGGGCGGCGGGGGGTGCCGGTTCTGCTGCTGGATGATCATGAAGGGGCGGGACTGGGCAGCCGCGCGCTGTGCTTTGCCAAGCGGACGCTGGAGATTTGCGACAGATTGGGTGCGGCACCGCACATGCTGGAAAAGGGCGTGCAGTGGAACCTTGGCAAGGTCTTCCATGACGACCGACTGCTCTACGAGTTCAACCTTTTGCCCGAAGGTGGCCATGCGATGCCCGCCTTCATCAATTTGCAGCAACCGTGGTTTGAAAAGTTTCTGCATGACGCCATCCTTGCCGCACGGGCCGCCGGGGCACCGATTGAAATCCGGGGAAAAAACCGGGTGGAGGCGGTGACCCAAGCCGCGGATCACGTGACGCTTGAGGTGATGACCCCGGATGGTCCCTACAGCTTGCAGGCAGATTGGCTGATCGCCTGCGATGGTGCGCGCAGCCCTGTGCGGGGGATCCTCGGGCTTGGCTTTGAAGGCCGCGTTTTCGAGGACAATTTCCTGATCGCCGACGTCAAGATGAAGGCAGATTTCCCGACTGAGCGCTGGTTCTGGTTCGAGCCGCATTTCAAATCCGGGGACTCGGCACTCCTGCATAAACAGCCCGACGACATATGGAGGATCGACTTCCAGTTGGGCTGGAACATCGATCGGGCTAAGGAGTTAGAGCCTGAACGCATTCGGGCGCGGGTGGATGCGATGCTGGGTCCGGGGGTAGAGTACGAACTGGATTGGTGTTCCATCTACACCTTCCAATGCCGCCGGATGGAGCGGTTCCGCCATGGGCGCGTGCTCTTTGCGGGCGATAGCGCGCATCAGGTTTCCCCCTTCGGCGCGCGGGGTGCGAATTCCGGCATTCAGGACGTGGACAATCTGGCATGGAAGCTGGCGCTGGTGGTGCAAGGGGTTGCCCCCGATACGCTCTTGGACAGTTATGATGCCGAACGGGTGCATGGGGCCGAAGAGAATATCCTGAATTCCACCCGCGCCACGGACTTCATCACACCGAAGACACCGGTTTCGAAAATGTTCCGCAACGCCGTTCTGGAACTGGCCGAGACAGTGCCCTTTGCCCGAACCGTGGTGAACTCTGGACGGCTGTCTTTGCCTTGCACCTATGACGGCTCGGCGCTGAACGGACCGGATCAGGCAGAGATGCCCGCGCGGACGCGGCCGGGGTCGCCCTGCCCCGATGCGCCTTTGGGCGACGGCTGGCTATTGGCGCGACTAGGGCACGGCTTTACGCTGATGGGGATCGGGACAGAGGTGCCTGCGTCGATCGCGGCACATGGGGTGGCGGTGGCGGGGCTTACGCTGCCCCCTACGTCAGAGCTTCGGGCACGATATCTGGGTGGCGCAGCGGCGGCGGTTTATCTGATCCGACCGGATCAGCATGTTGCGGCGCGCTGGGATCATCTGGATGAGGCAGCCGTTGCGGCAGCGGTCGCGCGGGCCATCGGAAAGGAATGA
- a CDS encoding DUF2783 domain-containing protein — protein sequence MLITTPNLTKPDESYARLIATHDGLTEAESHALNARLILILMNHIGDDAVLAEAMALARNVGAHGAAAV from the coding sequence GTGCTGATCACAACCCCAAACCTGACGAAGCCAGATGAAAGCTATGCCCGCCTGATCGCAACGCATGACGGCCTGACCGAAGCGGAAAGCCATGCGCTCAATGCGCGTCTGATCCTGATCCTAATGAACCATATCGGCGACGATGCCGTGTTGGCCGAAGCGATGGCCCTTGCTCGCAACGTTGGGGCGCATGGTGCGGCGGCGGTGTGA
- a CDS encoding biotin-dependent carboxyltransferase family protein has translation MAVKVISPGLSTTVQDLGRPGYYHLGIPISGGMDRFALRVANMLVGNDEGAAVLEAVFLGPELEFTAPATVAVTGGDLPPKLNGEDRATWESFTVKAGDRLSFGFLKAGARAYIAVSGGIDVPMKLGSRSTYTLGALGGHEGRALKAGDELPVGAGGSGSGAVPAALRRGPGNPAELRMLPGLYWHRITAEAGKRFFTDTWKVAPEADRIGYRFKGGTALDFVPREQPFGAGSNPSNIVDACYPYGSIQVPGGTEPIVLHRDAVSGGGYMMLGCVISADMDLIGQLQPHSPARFVEVTMDQALAARADRQAALQRVRDHLGR, from the coding sequence ATGGCCGTTAAGGTGATCTCTCCGGGCCTGTCCACGACGGTGCAGGACCTTGGCCGCCCCGGTTATTACCATCTGGGCATCCCGATTTCCGGCGGCATGGACCGCTTTGCCCTGCGCGTGGCCAATATGCTGGTGGGCAATGACGAAGGCGCTGCCGTCCTTGAGGCGGTCTTCCTTGGGCCGGAACTGGAATTCACCGCCCCGGCGACCGTTGCGGTCACTGGGGGCGACCTGCCGCCCAAACTAAACGGCGAAGACCGCGCAACGTGGGAATCCTTTACGGTAAAGGCTGGGGATCGGCTGTCCTTCGGGTTCCTTAAGGCCGGCGCGCGAGCCTATATCGCGGTGTCTGGCGGCATCGATGTGCCGATGAAGCTTGGCTCGCGTTCGACCTATACGCTGGGCGCATTGGGGGGGCATGAAGGGCGCGCGCTGAAGGCGGGGGATGAATTGCCCGTCGGTGCAGGCGGCAGCGGTTCGGGTGCCGTGCCTGCGGCGCTGCGGCGCGGGCCGGGGAACCCTGCGGAATTGCGCATGCTGCCGGGGCTTTATTGGCACCGGATTACCGCCGAGGCCGGCAAACGCTTTTTCACCGATACCTGGAAGGTCGCGCCAGAGGCAGACAGGATCGGCTATCGCTTCAAGGGTGGCACGGCACTCGACTTCGTGCCGCGCGAACAGCCCTTCGGCGCCGGGTCAAACCCGTCCAACATCGTGGATGCCTGCTATCCCTATGGCAGCATTCAGGTGCCCGGCGGGACGGAACCGATCGTCTTGCATCGCGATGCCGTGTCGGGCGGGGGATATATGATGCTGGGCTGCGTGATCAGCGCCGATATGGACCTGATCGGTCAGTTGCAGCCGCATAGCCCTGCCCGCTTTGTCGAAGTGACAATGGATCAGGCGCTCGCCGCGCGGGCTGACCGACAGGCCGCCCTCCAGCGCGTGCGCGATCATCTGGGCCGATAA
- a CDS encoding LamB/YcsF family protein, whose translation MTSDSPHHLLIEDIAGGAMPVTVNCDMGESFGLWRIGDDAGLMPLIHIANVACGFHASDFDHMRATVRLAKTHGVKVGAHPSLPDLQGFGRREMKMGREEMANCMIYQIGALCGFLKAEGMELNHIKPHGSLYGMAARQEDIAHAVCDAADVFQVPILGMTGTLHEKIYPARGHRFVAEFYADLEYRPDGSLIVTREHDAKDPALMAARCTRAITEGKGTATDGSDIPVRCDSICIHSDTPNAIDIAQAVRAAVQPYT comes from the coding sequence ATGACATCCGACTCGCCCCACCATCTCCTCATCGAAGACATTGCGGGGGGTGCCATGCCAGTCACGGTCAACTGTGACATGGGCGAGAGCTTTGGTCTGTGGCGGATCGGGGATGATGCGGGACTGATGCCGCTGATCCATATCGCCAATGTGGCCTGCGGCTTTCATGCCAGTGATTTCGACCACATGCGGGCCACCGTCCGACTGGCCAAGACGCATGGCGTCAAGGTCGGCGCGCATCCAAGCCTGCCCGATCTTCAAGGGTTCGGGCGGCGCGAGATGAAGATGGGCCGCGAAGAGATGGCCAATTGCATGATCTATCAGATCGGCGCGCTCTGCGGTTTTCTAAAGGCCGAAGGGATGGAACTGAACCATATCAAACCGCATGGCAGCCTTTACGGCATGGCCGCTCGGCAAGAGGATATTGCCCATGCCGTTTGCGATGCTGCCGATGTGTTTCAGGTGCCGATCCTTGGCATGACTGGCACTCTGCATGAAAAAATCTACCCTGCGCGCGGGCATCGCTTCGTCGCGGAATTCTACGCCGATCTGGAATATCGCCCCGACGGTAGCCTGATCGTGACGCGCGAACATGATGCGAAAGATCCCGCCCTCATGGCGGCGCGCTGCACCCGCGCGATCACCGAAGGCAAGGGAACCGCGACCGACGGGTCGGATATTCCCGTCCGCTGCGATTCCATTTGCATTCACTCCGACACGCCGAACGCCATCGACATCGCCCAAGCGGTGCGGGCGGCGGTGCAGCCCTATACCTGA
- a CDS encoding helix-turn-helix domain-containing protein: MKSTITTRGVDQAARSRHWHETIARTYFPLDLSFPQPESFNGELTSWDLGGVSLSRLTSDALLYRRLPKHFREPGPEEFLVTLPAKSELRFTQGGREVRANPGAFFIERSHEPYEFSHAEAADLWVMKLSKDMLGGRVRAPDRFCSLQFDATNGANGLFVDMVHLIPQRYDAMTAETRATVGRQLVDLLALAIQSDDRVLTSGASSVRTAHLARIEAFVRRHIDDPELGPETVAAGCGISLRYLHELLRDTNQTLGQWIRDSRLQAALEDLKNPADRRAIGEIAYARGFTDQAQFSRAFRARFGVTPSEARGRG, encoded by the coding sequence ATGAAATCCACGATCACCACGCGCGGGGTCGATCAGGCGGCACGCAGCCGCCATTGGCACGAAACCATCGCGCGGACCTACTTCCCACTGGACCTGTCTTTCCCGCAGCCGGAATCCTTCAACGGTGAATTGACAAGCTGGGATCTGGGCGGGGTGTCGCTGTCTCGGCTGACGTCGGATGCGCTGCTTTACCGCCGCTTGCCCAAACACTTCCGCGAACCGGGGCCGGAAGAATTTTTGGTCACGCTTCCTGCGAAATCCGAACTGCGCTTTACGCAAGGCGGGCGGGAGGTGCGCGCCAATCCGGGCGCTTTCTTCATTGAACGCAGCCATGAACCTTATGAATTCAGCCATGCCGAGGCAGCCGATCTGTGGGTCATGAAGCTGTCGAAGGACATGCTGGGGGGCCGGGTGCGCGCGCCCGACCGCTTTTGCAGCCTGCAATTCGACGCCACCAATGGCGCGAACGGGTTGTTTGTCGACATGGTCCACCTGATCCCACAGCGCTATGACGCGATGACGGCGGAGACCCGTGCGACGGTGGGGCGACAGCTGGTCGATCTTCTGGCCTTGGCGATCCAGTCGGATGACCGGGTGCTGACCTCGGGCGCCTCCAGCGTTCGCACCGCGCATCTGGCACGGATCGAGGCCTTCGTTCGTCGGCATATCGATGACCCGGAACTTGGCCCCGAAACTGTGGCGGCGGGCTGCGGCATCTCTTTGCGCTACCTGCATGAGCTTTTGCGCGACACCAACCAGACGCTGGGCCAGTGGATCCGCGACTCGCGCCTGCAGGCTGCACTTGAGGATCTGAAAAACCCCGCCGATCGCCGCGCTATTGGCGAGATCGCCTATGCGCGCGGCTTCACCGATCAGGCGCAGTTCTCGCGCGCTTTCCGCGCGCGTTTCGGCGTGACACCGTCCGAGGCGCGGGGCAGGGGCTGA
- a CDS encoding 5-oxoprolinase subunit B family protein — translation MSIRFTFGGDEHIFGEVSEDMSLEAFFTSLSMTNAVKAAGIKGVTEICPANASFQVKFDPDAIKPGDLLKELQGMEAAAAKSDATLKTRIMEIPVLYQDPWTHETLMRFRERHQDPSKTDLEYAAEVNGLGTVENFVKAHSSQPWFVSMVGFVAGLPFLYQMVERKRQLQVPKYLRPRTDTPKLTIGHGGCFSCIYSVRGAGGYQMFGVTPMPIYDPTQQVSYLQDEMCLFRPGDIVKWKPVTRDEYDAAIEAVDANRFEPVIRSATFSLTEFNKDMAGTNAKLMEALNGR, via the coding sequence ATGTCGATCCGATTCACCTTTGGCGGCGACGAGCATATCTTCGGCGAGGTGTCCGAGGACATGTCGCTTGAGGCATTCTTCACCTCGCTGTCCATGACCAATGCCGTAAAGGCGGCCGGGATAAAGGGCGTGACCGAGATCTGCCCCGCCAATGCAAGCTTTCAGGTCAAGTTCGACCCTGATGCCATCAAGCCCGGCGATCTGTTGAAAGAATTGCAGGGGATGGAGGCGGCGGCAGCGAAATCCGACGCCACTTTGAAAACCCGGATCATGGAAATACCAGTCCTCTATCAGGACCCTTGGACGCATGAAACCCTGATGCGGTTCCGCGAACGCCATCAGGATCCGTCGAAGACCGACCTTGAATATGCGGCTGAAGTAAACGGTCTGGGCACGGTCGAGAATTTCGTGAAGGCCCATTCCAGCCAGCCTTGGTTCGTATCGATGGTGGGCTTTGTTGCGGGGCTGCCGTTTCTTTACCAGATGGTGGAACGCAAACGGCAGTTGCAGGTGCCCAAATATCTGCGACCCCGGACCGATACGCCCAAATTGACCATCGGGCATGGCGGTTGCTTTTCCTGCATCTATTCGGTGCGCGGTGCGGGTGGGTATCAGATGTTCGGCGTCACGCCGATGCCGATCTACGATCCGACGCAGCAGGTTTCCTATCTGCAGGACGAGATGTGCCTCTTCCGTCCCGGCGACATCGTGAAATGGAAGCCCGTCACCCGTGACGAATACGACGCCGCGATCGAAGCGGTCGATGCGAACCGGTTCGAACCGGTGATCCGTTCGGCGACCTTTTCTTTGACCGAGTTCAACAAGGACATGGCCGGAACGAATGCCAAACTGATGGAGGCGCTGAATGGCCGTTAA
- a CDS encoding MBL fold metallo-hydrolase, whose protein sequence is MAKAFASQGDLAEKKISFTEVGDGLYAFTAEGDPNSGVIIGDDSVMVVEAQATPRLAQKVIDCIRGVTDKPISHVVLTHYHAVRVLGASAFGASQIIMSEAARNMVAERGQEDWDSEFQRFPRLFQGHESIPGLTWPTTTFNGKMTVWLGKRRVDIRQLGRAHTAGDAVVHVPDQNVMFTGDIVEAHSACYCGDGHFEEWGATLESIRAYDLDAIAPGRGDAVVGRAAVNGALDRTKDFVESTYRPVARIVARGGSLKEAWDAVRAECDPKFKDYAIYEHCLPFNVSRAYDEARGIAHPRIWTAQRDLEMWAALQS, encoded by the coding sequence ATGGCAAAGGCTTTCGCCTCGCAGGGCGATCTTGCGGAAAAGAAGATCAGCTTTACGGAAGTTGGTGACGGGCTCTACGCCTTTACCGCCGAGGGGGACCCGAATTCCGGCGTCATCATCGGGGATGACAGCGTCATGGTGGTCGAGGCGCAGGCCACGCCGCGCCTTGCGCAGAAGGTGATCGATTGCATCCGGGGCGTGACGGACAAGCCGATCAGCCACGTCGTGCTGACGCACTACCATGCGGTACGGGTTCTGGGGGCATCGGCCTTCGGGGCGTCGCAGATCATCATGTCAGAGGCCGCGCGCAACATGGTGGCCGAACGCGGGCAGGAAGATTGGGACAGCGAGTTTCAGCGCTTTCCGCGTCTGTTTCAGGGGCATGAAAGCATTCCCGGCCTGACTTGGCCCACGACGACCTTCAACGGCAAGATGACGGTCTGGTTGGGCAAGCGGCGGGTGGATATTCGCCAGTTGGGGCGGGCGCATACGGCGGGGGATGCGGTCGTGCATGTGCCGGATCAGAACGTCATGTTCACCGGCGATATCGTTGAGGCGCATTCCGCCTGCTATTGCGGGGACGGGCATTTCGAAGAGTGGGGCGCAACGCTGGAGTCGATCCGGGCCTATGACCTAGATGCCATCGCGCCGGGTCGGGGCGATGCGGTTGTGGGCCGTGCAGCGGTGAATGGTGCATTGGACCGGACGAAGGATTTCGTCGAAAGCACCTATCGGCCTGTGGCGCGGATCGTGGCGCGGGGCGGTTCCCTGAAAGAGGCTTGGGACGCGGTCCGCGCAGAATGCGACCCGAAATTCAAAGATTACGCGATTTACGAGCACTGCCTGCCGTTCAACGTTTCGCGTGCCTATGACGAAGCGCGTGGCATCGCCCATCCCCGCATCTGGACCGCGCAGCGCGATCTAGAGATGTGGGCGGCCTTGCAAAGTTGA
- a CDS encoding hydantoinase B/oxoprolinase family protein, producing the protein MMARSQKKKVEVDPITLSVVRGILETTQREMTLSLEKTARSSVFNLAHDYSTALFNHRPEMILQGQDIPIHLGSLIPAMKVVAKYFEGDIHEGDLLIHNDPAWGGSHAIDTCFYKPVFWKGKLKFWTVCKGHLTDVGGPVPAGYNPNAKEIYAECLRIPPVKVWDRGQPRKDVLNFILTNMRARRDQEGDFNALIGACQVGERALIAMLEKYGEEQVDACIETLLDMADRQMRGLIAEVPDGTYEGAAILEDAGHGFGDFEIKATVTINGDRCHIAISSPPQIPYFINSYEGNSHSGVYLGLMMFAQLPPPYNEGLYRCVTVDFGPKGTICNAAEPAPHMNCTTTPMETLTDAVRLAFEKAVPAKVSASWGHANGLNIAGWDKRHDEEYVTMVLATIISGAGATPSQDGWHACGPECCFGALTSGDVELLEYSYPIIIHRYSLMTDSGGAGKFRGGSGTAWEVEPLNDDMTFITFGEGRRIPAVGAAGAASTIIDTKVGRLELVEGDRTETIRENVIKVIKPGDRITNMNPGGGGYGNPMERAVEKVLWDVKNGLVSLTGAKEDYGVIITDPATLHVDMAATEALRATRRAAAAK; encoded by the coding sequence ATGATGGCACGATCGCAAAAGAAGAAGGTGGAAGTGGACCCCATCACCCTTTCGGTGGTGCGCGGGATATTGGAAACGACACAGCGCGAAATGACGCTAAGCCTTGAGAAGACCGCGCGGTCAAGCGTGTTCAACCTCGCGCATGACTATTCGACGGCGCTGTTCAACCACCGCCCCGAAATGATCCTTCAGGGACAAGATATCCCGATCCATTTGGGCAGCCTGATCCCGGCGATGAAGGTGGTGGCGAAATACTTCGAGGGCGACATTCATGAAGGCGATCTTCTGATCCACAACGACCCCGCATGGGGCGGCAGCCATGCCATCGACACCTGCTTTTACAAGCCCGTCTTCTGGAAGGGCAAACTGAAGTTCTGGACGGTCTGCAAGGGCCACCTTACCGATGTAGGCGGCCCGGTTCCCGCAGGCTACAACCCGAATGCCAAAGAGATTTACGCAGAATGCCTGCGCATCCCGCCCGTAAAGGTCTGGGATCGGGGGCAGCCGCGCAAGGATGTGTTGAACTTCATCCTGACCAACATGCGCGCGCGACGCGATCAAGAGGGTGATTTCAACGCCCTGATCGGGGCCTGTCAGGTGGGCGAACGCGCCCTGATCGCCATGCTGGAAAAATATGGCGAAGAGCAGGTCGATGCCTGTATCGAAACCCTGCTCGACATGGCCGACCGCCAGATGCGCGGCCTGATCGCCGAAGTGCCGGATGGCACCTATGAAGGCGCCGCAATCCTTGAGGATGCCGGCCACGGTTTTGGCGATTTCGAGATCAAGGCAACCGTCACCATCAACGGCGACCGCTGCCACATCGCCATCAGCAGCCCGCCGCAGATTCCCTATTTCATCAACAGCTATGAGGGGAACAGCCATTCCGGCGTCTATCTGGGCCTGATGATGTTCGCCCAATTGCCGCCGCCTTACAATGAAGGCCTCTATCGCTGCGTGACGGTGGATTTCGGGCCCAAGGGCACGATTTGCAACGCCGCAGAACCTGCGCCGCATATGAACTGCACCACGACGCCGATGGAAACCCTTACGGATGCGGTGCGGCTGGCCTTCGAAAAGGCCGTGCCTGCCAAAGTGTCAGCGAGCTGGGGCCATGCGAATGGCTTGAACATCGCAGGCTGGGACAAGCGGCATGACGAGGAATATGTGACGATGGTCTTGGCCACCATCATTTCGGGTGCGGGTGCCACGCCGTCACAGGACGGCTGGCACGCCTGCGGGCCGGAATGCTGTTTCGGGGCGCTGACATCGGGCGATGTGGAGCTGTTGGAATACAGCTATCCCATCATCATCCACCGCTATTCCTTGATGACCGACAGTGGCGGGGCGGGCAAGTTCCGCGGCGGCAGCGGCACGGCGTGGGAGGTGGAGCCGCTCAATGACGACATGACCTTCATCACCTTTGGCGAAGGCCGTCGCATCCCCGCCGTGGGCGCGGCAGGCGCGGCCAGCACGATCATCGACACAAAGGTCGGGCGGCTGGAACTGGTCGAAGGGGACCGGACCGAAACCATCCGTGAAAACGTCATCAAGGTCATCAAACCCGGTGACCGCATCACCAACATGAACCCCGGCGGGGGCGGCTACGGCAACCCGATGGAACGCGCTGTCGAAAAGGTGCTGTGGGATGTGAAGAACGGCCTCGTCTCGCTGACCGGGGCAAAGGAGGATTACGGCGTCATCATCACCGACCCCGCCACGTTGCACGTCGACATGGCAGCAACCGAAGCTCTGCGCGCGACCCGTCGCGCCGCGGCCGCGAAATAA